gtaagtaaatttatttaataactgaaCAGATTgattaaatcaaataaaaatccTTTCCCCAAAAAACTGGTTTATCTACCATAAATCATTGTTTAAATGAAGCAGTTGATTATAATAAGGTTAATGTTAGATTCAAGTATACTCTAGAAGAAACTGAAAAAACCGAAGATCTCATTCATAGCTACTTATCAATAATTCATTGGTGGGTCAGTGacattgtagtgaacaaaacacgaatagggacaatcgaatgtatttgagcacaaaattacagagcacatcaataaaatctgagaaccatatagtaaatcgttaatttgcaaaatatcaatccatcatctcaaacttgactgttcctgttgcaaacatcaatccattgtctcacatttcattgttcatatatTTTCATACCAACTGCTTTGTGTACCTATTCtctccttctcgatcttctactgaaatacattctatgcctgaccaccgttatatactacttgtgtggatataagtaacccacaccacaatatGACTGACTTATCAGATGAACGTGTTCCAAACCAAGACTAAACACATATATTTGTATCTAACCTGTTTTCAGTCAATTTCCTGATAATCACAGTTCATGGTGTAAATATTTTTCAAGTTATTAAAACGATAATCACATTTTGTTTCAATTACCAGTTGGCGATTTCATGATTTTTTTCAAGAAGTTCATCAGACACATTTTCGTAATATCAGAGAAATGTTAATTTTCAAGAAAGAGATAGTTAAATAGTTATTCAAGCTTCTCACTTCACTTATTTTCTACGACTGTGTATTCTTGCTGATTTTGACTTTagaaaatatttttgtattaaaGTTCACATAACTATTAATTATAAGAGGAAACAAGTTATGAAAAGCTGTAAGATCTAAACTTGTCACCAGAGATTTGATTGTGTCAATCAATAATTAACTCTGTGTAAAGGCCCCATTGCGTTATTGACTACCAATTGAGAAGCATACACAGAAATCTACTGAAGGATTAACTACATTATTTTGATAGTCAGATGTATCAGCAAACCCGGAATCTTCAGTCCTgtgcgcgaacacttaatctctagaccactgagctggcatccaacagtgttaatgtctaacttcaatcggttCACGTATCGGTTCAAATATCATTTCAATATCTGAGATAAATACCTGCCTCTATCCTACACAGATTGACTCCACCGGCCACGACTTTCCACTAGAATtctaggaaatccatcttgtagccagtcattagtgagtacatgatgattattattgaatttgggtttgtgtagattgtaatcattttaatagttgaattcatgaatcaatgtaaactagaccaccagtgaaaacctggaagcactagacggccatttcgacCTAGTTTGTGATCCCTcggcagtgtacatccacaatCCAGCAtgctggactcgaacccagacaATATATGAATTAATGATCTGTTGAAATTAAAGTTTCGTCTAGTTAAACTAAATTGCAACTAGCAATTGTTATAAGGTTGCAaaattcatacatatatattatatacataaatcAGATTTCATCAGCTCAAACATTGGATGATTTTAATCACTCTTAGGTAGTTTAGAACAGATTTCCGATTACTTTGTACCTTCTCATAACGTAACGACTATATTTTGAAAGAAAATTCATAAGTATTAAACTTCTTAGTTGAGTATACACTAAATTAACCTGTTGGTTATGAGACTGAAATTTCATTACGATAATTTAGATTGGTTTACAAGATATATTGTCTTGTCAATATAAACAAAGCGAGAAAAAAAGAGTTTTAGAATGGAATCAACTCGATTTATTTCAAGAGAAAACAACACAGTTAATATAATAGTTAAGACTGACAGGTGGAGTTCAAcaaggtcagttgtgagatagtatcTCACTGAAGACGATAGTGGATGGTGGTGTGATTTCGTGGACTGACGTACCACACATTAACATCGTTCGATGTCGAaaggttcagtggtctagaggttaagagatCGCGTGTGAGATCGACAGGTCCTGGGTACGAATTCCGTGAGCGGTATCGTGTGTGTGTATTACTAGGGAGTCCtatactgggatgaaacggccCCCACTTTCAGTCCTTCCTACGAACGTTTCCACAAGTACATTCAAATCGATAAACACATTCGAAAATAACCTCACAATCAAACTGACCCATTTTTGGTTGATTTAAGGAAATTAGTTTTGTAAatgataagaaataaaaatgttCAAAATGTTCAAAATTGATCTGTCAGTTCACTGATTACCAATgtgaataatgtaaataattttgatgatATGATCAAGTGAAAATCTTTTCATTCCATATTATGTTTACAATGCTTAATCAGATATTTCTCAGATAATAACTGAAACTCACGAACAAGTATGAAAAAGATTAAGCATTTTCTgatcattaaaattaaatgatacAGTTTAAATTGTTAAAGTTATGTAGAATGTGATCGGTCAAAAATCTTACTTTCGTCtatattttcaaacattttcaTGAGTCCGACTTTGAAACACACAGGAAACATACAAGACGAAATACCTTCTCAACAGTTTAGCATAGTTCAAAACTTCTACTACACAAACCTATCTATTTCATTGAATCAATCGCTTCATCAAAAACACAATATGCTTTGTACGAAGATTGTGGAGATGAGGATTTTCTATAGATGTAATTCAGTTTTTGATCGTTATATTTAGTTATATGATCCAGTGTATTTTGATAGACTTATTGTTTGTAGTAAATAATGAAATCTTCATTGACTATCTTGTCCACTTCCTTGAATATCGCCTCATCAATTTTTGTTCCGTCATGACAAGTAGTCATATCAGTGATTTTTCCAGATACCATAGCATCATTTTAGTGAGGTTAAccatttaaaaatatcattgttatctgataataatcatgtctCTGACGTCCTTCATATATAGTCATATAATTGTTATGACTCATTTATATTCTCGTGGAACATTCCACTCACATGTTCTTGGAACTTCCTACATATAAAACATGTTAAACCGAAATTTTGGATTCCTTTTACTCCCTATCCTTTAGTTTCAGCCTATTAAAATTGCTGATTTTAAATTCTATTTACTTGTTATAACTATAACTCGATATAGTGGtctttaaatgattttattttacatataCGACAGATAAAGCTTCGTTTAGTCTTTATATTAATATTCAAATTTCGGTTTTCAGACAATACAGTGCTATTAGATGCTGATAAGACAGTTTACAAACAGTTAATAGAGCGTATTTATTCAACAAATCAATTGCAGAACGTTTGAAACAAAATCAAAgaataattttacattttatatcGGCCATAAATATCATCGAAGTTTACAATACTCGAATCGAAATAACCCCAAATATCGGAACTCTGTAGTTCTCACTCATTAAATTTGGGTTAAAACATAACGAAGCATCACCACTTTAATTGTCCCATCCGTTACTAACCAATTAACCCTAGCACAGTCTAAATCTGTTTCATAATAAATTAAGTGATATACACTTGTTATATATTagaaaaatacaaatgaatgaataccTCCGTAATATATCTGTTCAGTATTCATATGTTCTCTTTTCATATTATATTTACTGtttatacataatctaatgACGCATCTATTCATCTTTACCAGTTATAAACCAtttaacatttgtccacaggTAACTTACTTTTCCCTATATATCACATTAATGAAATCAATGTAGTTTAGTGTTATCGgatatttatttaaagtaaatcTATAGAAATCATGATAGAAATTATCTATGGCTTTTACTCCAACACACGAAGATTCAAATTCATCTCAGTGAAACTTCCAGAAGAGATATTCCGTTCGATTAGTGAACAGTACAACAATTCGCAAAACACAAAAAAccacaaatttatttcactatatttaaACTGACTACTGTAACCTTTTCAAGTAATAATAACCTGACACGGTAGAAAACTTCAAGCaatcataattttcattttatcataGTAATGATATCTGTGAGAGCAAAAGAAAAGATCGAGTATAAGAAAAAGGACAATAGGATTATGTTACTTAAGAACTAACATTAGATAAGTAGTGAATACATCCACTCCATTAATAAGGATTCAGAACCATATCACCCAAATTCTCCAAacactggttacgataatcaccaGACCTCAACCATGTAGTCTACTTCTCCCTACATAGCTCTGTCTAACAGTGATTGTCTCCATGTACTGTTACGATTTAATGTTTTGCTAGCCCCTTGTCTCCTACCGAAATACATTTTCAACAGATATCATTGTTCCACATGGTAGGCGATAACCAAGCATACTTATCACATACTTATCCCAACTACGTCAGTTGATGAACATACATACCTCGTCAATCGATTCGTCATATTTACCTAGCACTCTGTACCGAACTTCAAAACTTCCCACTCAGTGGGCTCAATGTATACTAGTGATACTTCGGAGACACCAATGACCGAGTACTAGTAACCCACGAATGTAATCTATTCTTAATGGTCACAATTGACAACCACAAAATAAAACTGCTGTCATATACTCATCCCCTGTTTGGTAGACGGATGTCTCGTCTACGCCACAAGTGACGCAAATTAACAAATGTCAAGTGAACTGTTCGAATGAGTGCACATATTTCTTCAGACACAAACCCTCTAGGTctgaattataatattttagatTTAATCAATGAATTAAATGGTGATATGTGGAAAGCATAACTGAAATGACATCCCTACTCATCAGTGGAAGGGAATGTTCGATCTTAACGATACTTAATTGATCTGAATGATGTTTCAGGTAGATACAGTCTTGTATAGAGAGTATACAGTTTCAAGTTAGATTAATAACTTAACTAATGTTAGTAGACATTAAAAAGCGTTGTATGCAATGAAAGCTCAAAGTAATTCTTAGATCATATCGGAAGGCAATATTTCTAGTTCAAATCAATAAAGCAGATTCAAATTAATGAAAAATCACATGTTCAACAGAACATTAAGTAATCTAAGAAACATTAGAAGTGAAGCAGTAGAAGGAGAAAACTAAAGATGAATTACTTGGACTGACCAATTCCTATTGTAACTGTCAGTCTAACTTCTTAACAGTGAATTGTAGTACTTGGAGTCTTAATAATTCACCTCATCACCCACATCAATATCACTTAGTATGGCTTAATAAAGTCACATTTAACTCTagttatttctaaaaaaatacaTGTGTGTAATGATCAGTTGTCTACTGTAGTAAAAATAATGTAGTGTAAATGTGTGATGGCCAAATCTCTCAAACTGATCATGTAATAGCATTTACAACACAAAAAGGTAGATGTAACTTATATAGATAACTTGCACGGTTCTAATATATGACTATTCATTTCAATTACAAAGTAGATATTGATTTGATTTAGAGTAGTTAACTTACTTATTTCTCCCTCTTTCAAATATCTTTACAACTGAAATTTATCATGATTAAGTTCGTTTTATTTGAGTTTGAATATCCATTGTGCTGACCAGCTTTAAAACTATACCAGAATTCACCCCAACCATTATTTTATCACTCTTCTACCGATATTTATAAACATCATAAAGATACATCGTTAAACTAAACGCGAAAACTATTTCAATACCTGCCAATCCCCCATTAACTTGTTATACTAACTCACAAATATAAAttcaatatctgtaatataaAGCTACATTTCCAGGAAACATAACTATTACTTTAATCAATAGTTTTCGGCATATAACGGTGGaatataatatgaattcattggaAAAAGAATTCTCCTTTCAATTATCTTTGTTCTATGAATTGTCAAAAGTATTAACTGTCTCATGAATGGCCAACGAACAGATATCTGTACCCAGATCGCTCAGCTAAACAATTGCTCAGGAATAGTATGATTTTATTGTCTAAACTGTTAAGAACTTATTGTAGTAGTCCTTGGCCCAAACTACAATATTGCCACTAATTTGCCAGATATAATTGTTTACTCTAATATGAGGTCAATTGTTAGAAGTCGTAGTACATGCGAAATTCACCCATAACAATGAACGCAAGTCACTTCCAGATACTCAAGACCATAAGATATAATTCGAACATCAGAGACTTTACATCTCAGACATTAAGATTTTAAGTTAATTCTGTTAATTTTAAATTACATTTAACTATAAATCCCtaagtaatatttatttctaaCCATCAAAAAATCGAGAATAAAAGTATAATACTAATAGATGAGTGACCACGAGGTAGTGGTCAATGTATTgtttcgccgaaaagagaactcttcgctgaactaatcctTATTTCTTATTCAATGTATTGTTTGTCTGATTATTTAGTGCTTATCGAATTCTATAGGTCAAGTTACAATATAGCCagtagtctaagtgactcgacatcgTGTTCACTACATCGAGATGGTGTGAGGTAGTGCACAGGAAAACATCACTCTAAATTTCGTGCTGTTTAGCACATTTCAACGAGGCGTACCTGTTATCCCACAATGAGTGTCGTTCCCTTCACGtttacaggcacaccttgctggTAAGTGCTGAATAGCATGAAACTTgcatccagggtttcctgtcaactacttTCAACCATCTGACATATCAGAGTCTCCCTCTAAATGATCACAATTGTCATACACTGAACTCATCTTTTCATATAACGTGTCAAACTAAACAAAATAGATAGCCACTttaaaaaattatcaaaataccAATCAAATTAAGAAACGCTTATTAGCATGTGTTCATATATTTAACGTTGGTCATAAGACCAACAATAATATGTTCTATTGTGTGAGGCACACTAGAGAATCTATGTTTTTGAAATGACCTTTAGGTCAGTAAATTCATGTTCAACACCGCAACGGAAATTGATCAATTATTATCGACCATAATTGTAGTTTTTTTGAAAGCCATCATAatctatttatgtatatatagtaAGCTTAATAAATGATTCTATTGCTCTCAACCATAAAAAATCTACTCTAATGATAGAACTGAGAAAACTTGTTTTTAGATCAATAACAGTCATTTGTATTGGATATATAATACGCTGTTTTCTGAATAAATCAACCGATTCATATACTTATCATATTAATCCATCCATTGAGCTGAATGACCaacttattataaataaaaattatggaAAGTTAGAAAAGATTGatttaatgaattacagtggtcCTGAAAGTTTAATTTATCATGATGGTAAGTAGTGTAGTTTTGTTTAGCTTTCTTAATTGGGAAACTATCCAATAGGTTCATTGTATGCCACAGTGATTCAAgggaaaatattaaaaataaataattctggGATTTATGTTCATGCAACACTTGGTTCACCAAACTGCGGTAATATTATTCTTTATAGCTTATAGCTTAACTAATACACCAAATATTTAGTTGGTGTACATGAATGTGGTAGACCATTAGGTTTAAAATTGTTCAACAATTCGGAGAATTTCTTGGTCACGGATGCCTATTTAGGTGTATTCTCTGTCTCGGTAAAAGATGGTCAGTTCaataaacaatagtaataataatagtattgattatattttttcaTCTTTTAGGTAGTGTGAAGAAATTGTTCCCCTTAGATGAAGATTTCAAAGTTACATTTTTTGATGATTCGGTAATGTTACCGAACGGTAGTCTTGTTATTACTGAAGCTAGTACAAAAATCCTTTACGACATTTATGGACAACAATTTTAGAGGGACTACCTAGTGGGAGGTAATGACAAGTTTTTCACAAATGATCTGTATTTCAGTGGTTCAATTAATACTTATTTTTAACTAGGTTTAGGATGATGATACTTTCTTCATGAATTTTGTTCTGAAATATGTAAACATTTAATTCATCAGTTGAGCTATTCAACGGAAAATCATCGACCTAAGTTATGTATTAGTTGGAACTCGTCGGAAACACGTAAAACAAGTCTCACTCAGCCAATTTTGCAAAGAGACAGATTTACAAATAGACAGTCGCAAATACTTCTTCAATAATGGCATATTTGATTGTGATGCTCGGTGATACGGTTTCGGAAAACGTAGATAGAATAGACTATGTCGAAAATGCAGATATAATACCTGATTATCACTACAGGACTAGGCAATAAAATACTGTTTACTAGTCAATGGTCGGTTAGtgttaataaaataagatataTTCTACTTGATTTGGCATATTCCGTTTGGTCTTAATAAGCATCTGTGTATGTTTGATTTCCTAACTGCAGAATTTTCCATTGAGTTGTAACTAGAAGACCAAAGCAAAACATTCAGTGTTTACCAATAAATTACATGACAACAATTAAATCCCTAACTTTTAAGACAAAAACGTGTTACACAGTTCTAGGCATTGGTAAATGTATCCTTTCAGTCTTCTGTGTTGATTTTTCTGGAGAAATTCAACACAActgattaatgtttattaaacaGAAACCGTCTTCAAGAGTTTAAGTGAATTATACGGTTGTAAAGGTATTAATACCTC
The genomic region above belongs to Schistosoma haematobium chromosome 2, whole genome shotgun sequence and contains:
- a CDS encoding hypothetical protein (EggNog:ENOG410V56Q~COG:G), whose translation is MIELRKLVFRSITVICIGYIIRCFLNKSTDSYTYHINPSIELNDQLIINKNYGKLEKIDLMNYSGPESLIYHDGSLYATVIQGKILKINNSGIYVHATLGSPNCVGVHECGRPLGLKLFNNSENFLVTDAYLGVFSVSVKDGSVKKLFPLDEDFKVTFFDDSVMLPNGSLVITEASTKILYDIYGQQF